One Deinococcus betulae genomic window carries:
- a CDS encoding ATP-binding protein produces MSPAPLLSERLQAVTEALAATTTQADVFHIVLQPALQALEGLAGTVLLVDRAGTSLVCAAAQGQTDSPTIWQDGPLSGVTPATDALRHHHPLLFEHGGDLLRAYPDIETTTGGKAAVGTAVFPMFLDHLPLGVLVLDFKEPHHFTDDEQRFLQTLAAQCALALGRIQAIQQLEAQVQARTQALDTERAALDAFVAYKEAIGSETSVPALAQQAAQVIQATLGQVSVVYYEREDHLWKARSWSEDVPADVLAQIRVGVPDDAPSFAEAVTTQAAVFMHGWDAEANNVSAASAYGAVAFLPLVVQGRIQGLLTLGTRAARTWSVREQAIVRAVARGLTLTLSRTEQQRELEARNKALEGFADLTRDMALEFDALRLIGRVQDLMVSLLPDTISTYYELDGDTWRLLTHRGTFRNPGMLVALGRGLPRGQTVNLDRPYDTRTAFYQDVYDPVTTAAAGSAVTVIRASAAFPVFCQGQVQGVLVAGRHETANWTADERTILETTVRSLSVALERTQATQQVLKQNAELAARTRELERSNEELERFAYIASHDLQEPLRTVSSFAELLMKQVPSENAKAARYMQYVQEGTERMRRLLEELLVFSRIMTQGTEPQPVSAWKVATQVLHDLGAQVERTQAQVTVDELPVVRADETQLRQLLQNLISNALKFAAPGRLPRVSVTAQVDGPVAQFSVRDNGIGIEPKYFERIFTIFQRLNRREDYEGTGMGLSIARRIVERHGGQIWVDSTPGEGTTFHFTLPLATGETA; encoded by the coding sequence ATGTCCCCCGCCCCTCTGCTCAGCGAACGGCTTCAAGCGGTCACCGAAGCCCTCGCAGCCACGACCACACAGGCGGACGTCTTTCACATTGTCCTTCAGCCGGCCCTCCAGGCTCTTGAAGGCCTTGCCGGCACGGTCCTGCTGGTGGACCGTGCGGGAACCTCTCTTGTGTGTGCCGCTGCTCAGGGTCAAACGGACAGTCCTACCATCTGGCAAGACGGGCCTCTGAGCGGCGTCACGCCCGCCACCGACGCGCTGCGGCACCATCACCCCCTGCTGTTTGAACATGGTGGCGATTTGCTGCGGGCCTATCCCGATATTGAAACCACCACGGGAGGCAAGGCGGCTGTCGGCACCGCCGTCTTCCCCATGTTTCTGGATCACCTGCCTCTGGGCGTGCTGGTACTTGATTTCAAGGAGCCGCATCACTTCACCGACGACGAGCAGCGGTTTCTTCAGACCCTGGCCGCCCAATGCGCGCTGGCCCTGGGGCGCATTCAGGCCATCCAGCAGCTTGAAGCGCAGGTGCAGGCCCGCACCCAGGCCCTGGACACCGAGCGCGCCGCCCTGGACGCCTTTGTCGCCTACAAAGAGGCCATCGGCAGTGAAACCAGTGTGCCCGCACTGGCCCAGCAGGCTGCGCAGGTCATTCAGGCGACCCTGGGCCAGGTCAGCGTCGTGTACTACGAGCGTGAGGACCACCTCTGGAAGGCCCGGAGCTGGTCTGAGGATGTGCCTGCCGACGTCCTGGCGCAGATTCGGGTGGGGGTGCCAGATGACGCCCCGAGCTTTGCCGAGGCGGTGACCACTCAGGCCGCCGTGTTCATGCATGGCTGGGACGCCGAAGCGAATAATGTGTCGGCGGCGTCGGCCTACGGCGCCGTGGCCTTTCTGCCTCTGGTCGTTCAGGGGCGCATTCAGGGCCTGCTGACGCTGGGCACCCGCGCCGCCCGCACCTGGTCGGTCCGGGAACAGGCGATTGTGCGCGCCGTTGCGCGTGGCCTGACGCTGACCCTGAGCCGCACCGAACAGCAGCGCGAACTGGAAGCCCGCAACAAGGCGCTGGAGGGCTTTGCCGACCTGACGCGGGATATGGCCCTGGAGTTTGACGCTCTGCGCCTGATTGGCCGGGTGCAGGACCTGATGGTCTCACTGCTTCCCGACACAATTTCGACCTACTACGAACTTGACGGCGACACCTGGCGTCTGCTGACCCACCGGGGCACCTTCCGAAACCCGGGCATGCTCGTGGCCCTGGGCCGTGGCCTTCCACGGGGGCAGACTGTTAACCTGGACCGTCCCTACGACACCCGGACGGCGTTTTATCAAGACGTCTATGACCCCGTGACCACAGCAGCTGCGGGCAGCGCAGTTACGGTCATCCGGGCGAGTGCCGCTTTTCCCGTCTTCTGTCAGGGGCAGGTGCAGGGCGTGCTGGTGGCTGGCCGACATGAAACGGCCAACTGGACCGCAGACGAGCGGACCATTCTGGAAACCACGGTGCGCAGCCTCTCGGTTGCCCTGGAGAGAACGCAGGCGACCCAACAGGTGCTGAAGCAAAACGCCGAACTGGCCGCCCGCACGCGCGAACTGGAGCGGAGCAACGAGGAGCTGGAACGCTTTGCGTACATTGCCAGCCACGACCTGCAAGAACCGCTGCGCACGGTGAGCAGTTTCGCGGAACTCCTGATGAAACAGGTGCCGAGCGAGAACGCCAAGGCGGCGCGGTACATGCAGTACGTTCAGGAAGGCACAGAGCGGATGCGCCGCCTGCTGGAAGAACTGCTGGTGTTCTCGCGCATCATGACTCAGGGCACAGAGCCGCAGCCGGTCAGTGCCTGGAAGGTGGCCACGCAGGTGCTGCATGACCTGGGGGCGCAGGTGGAACGGACCCAGGCCCAGGTCACCGTGGACGAACTTCCGGTGGTGCGGGCGGATGAAACGCAGCTGCGGCAGTTGCTGCAAAATCTGATCAGCAATGCCTTGAAGTTTGCGGCACCGGGCCGCCTTCCCCGCGTGAGCGTGACCGCTCAGGTAGACGGCCCAGTGGCCCAGTTTTCCGTGCGTGACAATGGCATCGGCATTGAGCCAAAGTATTTCGAGCGCATTTTTACGATCTTTCAGCGCCTGAATCGCCGAGAGGACTACGAGGGCACCGGGATGGGGCTGTCTATCGCCCGGCGGATTGTGGAGCGCCACGGCGGTCAGATCTGGGTTGACAGTACCCCTGGGGAAGGCACGACCTTTCACTTCACCCTGCCGCTTGCTACTGGAGAAACTGCATAA
- a CDS encoding response regulator yields MTRPFHVLLVDDNPADLLLAQEVFEEHADQLMVTTCRSGAEALEQLRGGDPLPDAVILDVNMPGMSGFEVLHTIKEDRRLRTLPVVMLSTSSQPDDIERAYTLHASSYLVKSHSFQAFLEQVDAFVGFWRESRTTNWPRRLDS; encoded by the coding sequence GTGACCCGGCCTTTTCATGTGCTGCTGGTGGACGATAACCCCGCCGACCTGCTGCTGGCGCAGGAGGTCTTTGAGGAGCATGCCGATCAGCTGATGGTTACGACCTGCCGCAGCGGCGCCGAGGCGCTGGAGCAGCTGCGCGGCGGCGACCCCCTGCCTGACGCCGTGATTCTGGATGTCAACATGCCGGGGATGTCAGGCTTTGAGGTGCTGCACACCATCAAGGAAGACCGCCGCCTGCGTACTCTGCCGGTCGTGATGCTCTCGACCTCATCGCAGCCGGATGACATCGAGCGGGCGTACACGCTGCACGCCAGCTCTTACCTGGTGAAGTCGCACAGTTTTCAGGCCTTTTTAGAACAGGTAGACGCCTTCGTGGGCTTCTGGCGCGAAAGCCGCACGACCAACTGGCCCCGCCGCCTGGACTCTTAA
- the uraD gene encoding 2-oxo-4-hydroxy-4-carboxy-5-ureidoimidazoline decarboxylase — protein sequence MAPTALSLSVLNALSPAAFAAHFAGVLEHSPHYAAQVAAGRPFDTPEALAQAFAQAARSGSPAETLTLIRAHPDLAGKAALAGDLTPESAHEQASAGLDRLTPEEYAEFQALNAAYHRRFAMPYVVCVREQTKASIFEGARRRLTHTPEQERGAALHEIGRIARLRVLDLIHSQEQP from the coding sequence TTGGCCCCCACTGCCCTTTCCCTGTCTGTCCTGAACGCCCTGAGTCCGGCGGCTTTTGCCGCCCATTTTGCCGGAGTGCTGGAACATTCGCCGCACTACGCCGCCCAGGTGGCGGCCGGGCGGCCCTTTGACACGCCTGAAGCGCTGGCCCAGGCCTTTGCCCAGGCCGCCCGCAGCGGGTCGCCGGCCGAGACACTGACCCTGATTCGTGCCCACCCCGACCTGGCCGGCAAGGCCGCGCTGGCCGGCGACCTGACCCCGGAAAGCGCCCACGAGCAGGCCAGCGCTGGCCTGGACCGCCTGACCCCCGAGGAATATGCGGAGTTTCAGGCGCTGAACGCGGCGTACCACAGGCGCTTTGCCATGCCCTACGTGGTGTGCGTGCGCGAACAGACCAAAGCCAGCATTTTCGAGGGTGCCCGGCGCCGCCTGACCCACACCCCCGAGCAGGAACGTGGGGCGGCCCTGCACGAGATTGGCCGCATTGCGCGCCTGCGTGTCCTCGACCTCATTCACAGCCAGGAGCAGCCATGA
- the pucL gene encoding factor-independent urate hydroxylase, protein MTVKVKLGDNNYGKADVRLFKVFRDRPQHDIKDVQVRVAVTGDFEAAHTVGDNTGLVATDTMRNLVYALARDGLTGSIEAFGQHLAAELMARGPRVTGARVTLTEHTWARLMSGGQPHDHSFVRQMPKHTATVERTDGGTQVESGIDDLYLLKTTNSGWAGFHRDEFTTLPETHDRILATVVSARWTYRTPDCDHDDVWQRAYTALLDVFPDHYSPSMQHTLYRLGEAVLDRCPEMERVHFSFPNRHHILYPLERYGMTNPGTIFHADAEPYGVIEGWVERA, encoded by the coding sequence ATGACGGTCAAGGTCAAACTGGGCGACAACAATTACGGCAAGGCCGATGTGCGGCTGTTCAAGGTTTTTCGGGACCGGCCCCAGCACGACATCAAGGATGTGCAGGTGCGCGTAGCGGTCACCGGAGATTTTGAGGCCGCCCACACGGTGGGTGACAACACGGGTCTGGTGGCCACCGACACCATGCGCAACCTGGTCTACGCCCTGGCCCGCGACGGCCTGACCGGCAGTATCGAGGCGTTTGGGCAGCACCTGGCCGCCGAGCTGATGGCGCGTGGCCCCCGCGTGACAGGAGCCAGGGTCACCCTGACCGAACACACCTGGGCACGCCTGATGAGCGGCGGCCAGCCGCACGACCACTCGTTCGTGCGCCAGATGCCCAAGCACACCGCGACTGTTGAACGGACAGACGGCGGCACCCAGGTGGAAAGCGGGATTGACGACCTGTACCTGCTGAAAACCACCAACAGCGGCTGGGCCGGCTTTCACCGCGACGAATTCACGACCCTGCCCGAAACACATGACCGCATTCTGGCCACCGTCGTGAGCGCCCGCTGGACCTACCGCACCCCCGACTGTGACCACGACGACGTGTGGCAGCGGGCGTATACGGCGCTGCTGGACGTGTTCCCCGACCACTACTCGCCCAGCATGCAGCACACCCTGTACCGGCTGGGCGAGGCGGTGCTGGACCGCTGCCCCGAGATGGAGCGCGTTCATTTTTCGTTCCCCAACCGGCACCACATCCTGTATCCGCTGGAGCGCTACGGCATGACCAACCCCGGCACCATCTTTCATGCCGACGCCGAGCCGTACGGGGTCATTGAAGGCTGGGTGGAGCGGGCATGA
- the uraH gene encoding hydroxyisourate hydrolase — protein MSGAGLSTHVLDTARGRPAAGVRVQLFRAAAERELLRDTVTNADGRTDGPLLAPGTLQAGTYELAFHVAPYFADLTAEPPFLDVVTLRFTVAGTDAHYHVPLLVSPWSYSTYRGS, from the coding sequence ATGAGCGGCGCTGGCCTGAGCACGCATGTGCTTGACACTGCGCGGGGGCGCCCAGCGGCAGGCGTGCGCGTGCAGCTGTTCCGCGCCGCCGCCGAACGCGAACTCCTGCGCGACACCGTGACCAATGCCGATGGCCGCACTGACGGGCCTTTACTGGCGCCCGGCACCTTGCAGGCCGGCACCTATGAGCTGGCCTTTCACGTCGCGCCCTATTTTGCTGACCTCACGGCAGAGCCGCCCTTTCTGGACGTGGTCACGCTGCGCTTCACCGTGGCGGGCACAGACGCGCACTACCATGTGCCGCTTCTGGTCTCGCCGTGGTCCTACAGCACCTACCGGGGCAGCTGA
- the nagA gene encoding N-acetylglucosamine-6-phosphate deacetylase codes for MTHDPAHSPAELRGVLVLPSGLQPGRLILRGGQIEAVVPDAQAPRDILILPGFVDTHVHGGAGGDTMDGPEGIRTLARFHAACGTTTLLPTTITNPWPEVLRALTAVAEVRRAGGVPGGADLPGAHLEGPFISPDRLGAQPPCALAPTPERVAQVLATGAVRAVTLAPELPGALAAAQAFAQAGVRVGIGHTRADAETVQAALRVVREAGGQACATHLFNAMGGIEGRAPGPAGALLADPNATLEVILDGLHVHDTSFLLARAAAPGRVVLITDAMRAAGLGDGASELGGQPVQVQGGRATLADGTLAGSVLTMDAALRSAVALGVSLPEVSRMLSLTPARSLGLTDRGELSAGQRADLTLLTPELRVNSVYVAGQRVKAEGERVEA; via the coding sequence ATGACCCATGACCCCGCTCATTCGCCCGCAGAACTCCGTGGTGTGTTGGTGTTGCCCAGTGGCCTTCAGCCGGGCCGCTTGATCCTGCGCGGCGGCCAGATTGAGGCAGTCGTGCCCGACGCGCAGGCGCCGCGCGACATACTGATTCTGCCCGGCTTCGTGGACACCCATGTTCACGGAGGAGCGGGCGGCGACACGATGGACGGCCCTGAGGGGATTCGCACCCTGGCCCGCTTTCATGCGGCGTGCGGCACCACGACGCTGCTGCCAACCACCATCACCAATCCCTGGCCAGAGGTGCTGCGCGCCCTGACCGCTGTGGCCGAGGTCCGGCGCGCCGGCGGCGTTCCCGGCGGCGCCGATCTGCCCGGCGCACACCTGGAGGGGCCCTTCATCAGCCCAGACCGGCTGGGCGCGCAGCCGCCGTGCGCCCTGGCCCCCACGCCGGAACGGGTGGCGCAGGTGCTGGCGACGGGCGCAGTGCGGGCCGTCACCCTGGCGCCCGAACTGCCCGGCGCGCTGGCAGCGGCCCAGGCTTTTGCACAGGCCGGGGTCCGGGTGGGCATCGGCCACACCCGTGCCGATGCCGAGACCGTGCAGGCCGCGCTCCGGGTGGTGCGTGAGGCGGGCGGGCAGGCCTGCGCCACCCATCTGTTCAACGCGATGGGCGGCATTGAAGGCCGGGCGCCCGGTCCGGCCGGGGCGCTGCTGGCCGACCCCAACGCCACCCTGGAGGTCATTCTGGACGGGTTGCACGTCCATGACACCTCGTTCTTGCTGGCCCGTGCAGCGGCCCCTGGGCGCGTGGTGCTGATTACAGACGCCATGCGGGCCGCCGGGCTGGGCGACGGGGCCAGCGAACTGGGCGGCCAGCCCGTTCAGGTGCAGGGGGGCCGCGCCACCCTGGCCGACGGCACCCTGGCCGGAAGTGTGCTGACGATGGACGCGGCCCTGCGCAGCGCTGTGGCCCTTGGCGTGTCGCTGCCTGAGGTGAGCCGCATGCTGAGCCTCACCCCAGCACGGTCGCTGGGCCTGACCGACCGGGGCGAACTGAGCGCCGGCCAGCGCGCCGACCTGACCCTGCTGACGCCCGAGCTGAGGGTGAACAGCGTCTATGTGGCGGGGCAAAGGGTGAAAGCAGAAGGCGAGAGGGTCGAAGCGTAG
- a CDS encoding DNA repair protein, with translation MARVKTKDERQTTSPFDAFDGLMATAALDPQTRTLAEGGADTGAVNAALSETLNSALRRWGLGLHHLRHEAQVTDSGQDIAILTGGRQTALVSEGPAALARALEAMGAADERGLSLWGVLGEGHRVPGDTPFARLRVLIEDARDFETEWTPARGGAFHRTWRAGDTLFVEVARPASPQTALSDAAWDVITSIKDRTFQRELMRRSEEMGMLGALLGARHASARNNLAALPDAHFTVQATIQTLSGPQARQAEEYRTALRLATEELDALQGQATRQLAEVLRHGLKDS, from the coding sequence ATGGCACGAGTGAAAACAAAAGATGAGCGCCAGACCACTTCCCCTTTTGACGCCTTTGACGGGCTGATGGCGACGGCGGCCCTGGACCCGCAAACCCGCACCCTGGCCGAGGGCGGCGCCGACACTGGCGCGGTCAATGCCGCCCTGAGCGAGACCCTAAACAGCGCGCTGCGGCGCTGGGGCCTGGGCCTGCACCACCTGCGCCATGAGGCCCAGGTCACCGACAGCGGCCAGGACATCGCCATCCTGACGGGCGGGCGGCAGACAGCCCTGGTCAGCGAGGGGCCCGCAGCCCTGGCCCGCGCCCTGGAAGCGATGGGCGCCGCCGACGAGCGGGGCCTGAGCCTGTGGGGCGTGCTGGGCGAAGGTCACCGCGTCCCTGGCGACACGCCTTTTGCCCGCCTGCGCGTCCTGATTGAAGACGCCCGCGACTTCGAAACCGAGTGGACTCCGGCGCGCGGCGGCGCCTTTCACCGCACCTGGCGTGCCGGCGACACCCTGTTTGTCGAGGTGGCACGCCCCGCCTCGCCGCAAACTGCCCTGTCCGACGCCGCCTGGGACGTGATTACCAGCATCAAGGACCGCACCTTTCAGCGTGAGCTGATGCGCCGCAGCGAGGAGATGGGGATGCTGGGGGCCCTGCTGGGCGCCCGCCACGCCAGCGCACGCAACAATCTGGCGGCTCTGCCGGATGCCCACTTCACGGTGCAGGCGACCATTCAGACCCTGAGTGGTCCGCAGGCCCGCCAGGCCGAGGAATACCGCACTGCGCTGAGGCTGGCCACCGAGGAACTGGACGCCCTGCAGGGTCAGGCCACCCGCCAGCTGGCCGAGGTGCTGCGCCACGGCCTGAAAGACAGCTGA